The proteins below are encoded in one region of Vibrio sp. ED004:
- the fdx gene encoding ISC system 2Fe-2S type ferredoxin — translation MPKIIVLPHEDLCPEGAVLEAKTGETVLDVALKAGIGIEHACEKSCACTTCHVVIREGFDSLEESDDLEDDMLDKAWGLEMESRLGCQAKVANEDLVVEIPKYTLNLASEDH, via the coding sequence ATGCCAAAGATTATTGTTTTACCTCACGAAGATCTATGTCCAGAAGGCGCTGTTTTAGAAGCAAAAACTGGTGAGACGGTTCTTGATGTTGCATTGAAGGCCGGTATTGGTATTGAACACGCATGTGAAAAATCGTGTGCATGTACAACATGTCACGTTGTGATTCGTGAAGGCTTCGATTCTTTAGAAGAGAGTGATGACCTAGAAGACGACATGCTAGATAAGGCGTGGGGCTTAGAGATGGAATCTCGCCTTGGTTGCCAAGCGAAAGTGGCTAATGAAGATCTTGTAGTAGAGATTCCAAAGTACACATTGAACCTAGCGTCTGAAGATCACTAA
- the iscX gene encoding Fe-S cluster assembly protein IscX, producing MSLKWIDSRDIAIELCDLYPDTDPKTVRFTDLHQWVLDLEEFDDEPNHSNEKILEAIILCWMDEMD from the coding sequence ATGAGCTTGAAGTGGATTGATTCGCGAGACATCGCAATTGAGCTATGTGATTTGTACCCTGATACTGATCCTAAAACGGTACGTTTTACCGATCTGCATCAATGGGTGCTAGACCTTGAAGAGTTTGATGACGAGCCTAACCACTCGAATGAAAAAATCTTAGAGGCTATTATTTTGTGCTGGATGGATGAGATGGATTAA
- the pepB gene encoding aminopeptidase PepB, translated as MSTQMSVFLSQEAAQPQWGARAILSFSEAGATIHIGEGHDLGAVQRAGRTLDGQGIAFVSLRGEGWDLESVWAFYQGYRGPKKKNALEWDALSEADQAELEARIRATDWTRDIINKTAEEVAPRQLATMAAEYIKSVAPAGTVKAKIVKDKDLLTEGWEGIYAVGRGSERTSAMLQLDFNPTGDENAPVFACLVGKGITFDSGGYSIKPGQFMTAMKADMGGAATITGGLGLAIERGLNKRIKLILCCAENMISGRALKLGDIITYKNGKTVEIMNTDAEGRLVLADGLMYASAQNPELIIDCATLTGAAKNALGNDYHALLSFDDELSHQALTAANQEKEGLWPLPLADFHRGMLPSNFADLSNISTGDYTPGASTAAAFLSYFVDDYKKGWIHMDCAGTYRKSASDKWAAGATGMGVRTLARLLVDQAK; from the coding sequence ATGTCTACACAGATGTCAGTATTTTTAAGTCAAGAAGCTGCCCAGCCTCAGTGGGGAGCAAGAGCTATTTTATCGTTCTCAGAAGCGGGAGCGACAATTCACATTGGTGAAGGCCACGATCTAGGCGCGGTTCAACGTGCTGGTCGTACGCTTGACGGACAAGGTATCGCATTCGTTTCACTTCGTGGTGAAGGTTGGGATCTAGAAAGCGTTTGGGCTTTTTACCAAGGCTACCGTGGACCAAAGAAAAAGAATGCATTGGAATGGGATGCACTTTCAGAAGCCGACCAAGCTGAGCTAGAAGCTCGCATCCGTGCTACTGATTGGACGCGTGACATTATCAACAAAACGGCTGAAGAAGTGGCTCCTCGTCAATTAGCGACGATGGCAGCTGAATACATCAAATCAGTGGCGCCAGCCGGCACAGTAAAAGCAAAAATCGTTAAAGACAAAGATCTCCTAACTGAAGGTTGGGAAGGCATCTACGCAGTAGGTCGTGGCTCTGAGCGTACATCAGCAATGCTGCAACTGGACTTCAACCCAACAGGTGACGAAAACGCACCAGTGTTTGCTTGTCTAGTCGGTAAAGGTATTACGTTTGACTCAGGCGGTTACAGCATCAAACCAGGTCAATTCATGACAGCGATGAAGGCTGACATGGGCGGCGCAGCAACCATCACTGGTGGTTTGGGTCTTGCGATTGAACGTGGTCTGAACAAGCGCATCAAGCTTATCCTATGTTGTGCAGAGAACATGATCTCTGGTCGTGCATTGAAGCTTGGCGACATCATTACTTACAAAAATGGTAAGACAGTTGAAATCATGAACACCGATGCGGAAGGCCGCTTGGTGCTTGCTGATGGTCTGATGTACGCAAGTGCACAAAACCCTGAGCTTATCATCGACTGTGCAACGCTAACTGGCGCCGCTAAAAATGCATTAGGTAACGACTACCACGCACTATTAAGCTTCGACGATGAGCTGTCTCACCAAGCGCTAACGGCGGCAAACCAAGAGAAAGAAGGCCTATGGCCACTGCCTCTTGCTGATTTCCACCGTGGCATGTTGCCTTCAAACTTTGCTGATCTTTCAAACATCAGCACGGGCGATTACACGCCGGGTGCAAGTACAGCGGCTGCGTTCCTTTCTTACTTTGTAGATGACTACAAAAAAGGTTGGATTCACATGGATTGCGCAGGTACTTACCGTAAATCAGCAAGTGACAAATGGGCTGCAGGCGCAACCGGTATGGGCGTTCGTACACTAGCTCGTCTTCTTGTTGACCAAGCAAAATAA
- the ndk gene encoding nucleoside-diphosphate kinase: MALERTFSIVKPDAVKRNLVGEIYHRIEKAGLEIIAAKMVRLTEEQASGFYAEHEGKEFFGPLKEFMTSGPIMVQVLEGENAIARYRELMGKTNPEEAACGTIRADYAISMRYNSVHGSDSPESAAREIEFFFPESEICPRPAQ; encoded by the coding sequence ATGGCTCTAGAAAGAACGTTCTCAATTGTTAAGCCAGATGCAGTTAAGCGTAACCTTGTTGGTGAAATCTACCACCGTATCGAAAAAGCAGGCCTAGAAATTATTGCTGCTAAGATGGTTCGCCTTACTGAAGAGCAAGCGAGTGGCTTCTACGCAGAACATGAAGGTAAAGAATTCTTTGGTCCGTTAAAAGAGTTCATGACTTCTGGTCCTATCATGGTTCAAGTACTTGAAGGCGAAAACGCAATCGCTCGTTACCGCGAACTTATGGGTAAAACTAACCCAGAAGAAGCGGCGTGCGGCACGATCCGCGCTGATTACGCAATCAGCATGCGTTACAACTCAGTACACGGTAGCGACAGCCCTGAATCTGCAGCTCGCGAAATCGAATTCTTCTTCCCAGAATCTGAAATTTGTCCGCGTCCAGCTCAATAA
- a CDS encoding bifunctional tRNA (adenosine(37)-C2)-methyltransferase TrmG/ribosomal RNA large subunit methyltransferase RlmN, producing the protein MTTAKVNLLDFDRKGLRKFFTEELNEKAFRAEQVMKWIYHFGVDDFEQMNNINKKLREKLQRRCEIVAPVVSEAQHSSDGTIKWAMSVGDQDVETVYIPDGDRATLCVSSQVGCALECKFCSTAQQGFNRNLKVSEIVGQIWRASREIGLEKETGRRPITNVVMMGMGEPLLNMKNLMPSLEIMLDDLGFALSKRRVTVSTSGVVSGLDQMTDNIDVALAISLHAPNDELRSQIMPINDRWDIQDFLASVRRYIASSNANRGKVTVEYVLLDHVNDDMDHARELAELMKDTPCKINLIPFNPYPGSPYKKPSNSRIDRFQKTLMEYNYTVTVRKTRGDDIDAACGQLVGDVIDRTKRTKMIKAASEANLIAGGVIEVKAV; encoded by the coding sequence ATGACCACAGCTAAAGTCAATCTACTCGATTTTGATCGTAAAGGTCTTCGTAAATTTTTCACAGAAGAACTGAATGAGAAAGCGTTTCGAGCAGAGCAAGTGATGAAGTGGATTTATCACTTCGGTGTCGATGACTTCGAACAGATGAACAACATCAACAAAAAACTGCGTGAAAAACTTCAACGTCGTTGTGAGATTGTTGCACCTGTTGTTTCTGAAGCTCAACACTCTTCAGATGGCACAATTAAATGGGCGATGAGCGTTGGCGACCAAGACGTTGAAACGGTATACATCCCAGATGGCGACCGTGCGACGCTGTGTGTATCTTCACAGGTTGGTTGTGCACTTGAATGTAAGTTCTGCTCTACAGCTCAACAAGGCTTTAACCGTAACCTAAAAGTTTCAGAGATTGTTGGCCAAATCTGGCGTGCATCTCGCGAAATCGGCCTAGAGAAAGAAACTGGTCGTCGTCCAATTACTAACGTCGTAATGATGGGTATGGGCGAGCCTCTATTGAACATGAAGAACCTAATGCCATCATTAGAAATCATGCTTGATGACCTAGGCTTCGCACTGTCTAAGCGTCGTGTAACCGTATCAACTTCTGGTGTTGTTTCTGGCCTTGACCAAATGACTGACAACATCGATGTGGCACTGGCTATTTCTCTACACGCGCCAAACGATGAACTTCGTAGCCAAATCATGCCGATCAACGATCGTTGGGATATTCAAGACTTCCTAGCGTCTGTTCGTCGTTACATTGCATCTTCAAATGCTAACCGCGGTAAAGTGACAGTTGAGTACGTTCTATTGGATCATGTGAATGACGATATGGACCACGCTCGTGAACTTGCTGAGCTAATGAAAGATACGCCATGTAAGATCAACCTGATTCCATTTAACCCTTACCCGGGTTCGCCATACAAGAAGCCAAGCAACTCTCGTATTGACCGCTTCCAAAAAACACTGATGGAATACAACTACACAGTAACCGTTCGTAAGACTCGTGGTGATGATATTGATGCCGCATGTGGTCAGTTAGTCGGTGATGTGATTGATAGAACCAAACGTACCAAAATGATCAAAGCAGCCTCAGAAGCGAACTTGATTGCCGGTGGTGTGATTGAAGTAAAAGCGGTATAA
- the rodZ gene encoding cytoskeleton protein RodZ, with protein MNTEHETQTQETIAPALEAGTLLKNKRESLGLTQKQISDRLKLRITLIQQIEENQFESDQVATFMRGYIRSYAKYVNLDEKVVLNALHHAGDAQHQEQEMLSFSRKTKTEKHNSRIMILTWSIFAVIAGISSLWWWQNQQQDTLSQSLVNTESSEELTVEESLDPEFASLEVIEAEQNDAASAIEDTEGLTAISDAADTSEALTQTDETDAHSATESETAAVVAAEPEAVEADAAPEVIANELVMQFSADCWIQVKDATGKTLSTGIKKAGQSLNLSGTAPYKVILGAPEGVSMTFASEPVDLSGYTSGKVARITLP; from the coding sequence ATGAACACAGAACACGAAACACAAACGCAAGAAACGATTGCTCCTGCTTTAGAAGCTGGAACGCTGCTTAAGAATAAGCGCGAATCTCTTGGTTTAACGCAAAAGCAGATTTCAGATCGCCTGAAACTTCGTATTACGTTGATCCAGCAAATTGAAGAAAACCAATTCGAATCAGACCAAGTCGCAACGTTCATGCGTGGCTACATTCGTTCATACGCGAAATACGTCAATCTTGATGAAAAAGTGGTACTGAACGCGCTTCATCATGCTGGTGATGCTCAACATCAAGAACAAGAAATGCTGAGCTTCTCTCGTAAAACAAAAACCGAGAAGCACAACAGCCGCATTATGATCCTTACTTGGAGCATTTTTGCTGTGATTGCTGGTATCTCTTCACTTTGGTGGTGGCAGAACCAACAACAAGACACCCTATCTCAATCTCTAGTGAATACTGAAAGCTCAGAAGAGCTTACCGTAGAAGAGTCACTTGATCCTGAATTCGCTTCTTTAGAAGTGATTGAAGCGGAACAAAACGACGCTGCTTCTGCTATTGAAGACACTGAAGGCCTTACTGCAATCAGTGATGCGGCAGATACTTCAGAGGCTTTAACGCAAACTGATGAGACTGACGCACATTCAGCAACAGAGTCTGAAACCGCAGCTGTAGTTGCTGCTGAGCCAGAAGCGGTTGAAGCAGACGCTGCTCCTGAAGTTATAGCGAACGAGTTAGTGATGCAGTTCTCTGCTGATTGCTGGATCCAAGTAAAAGATGCAACAGGTAAAACCCTGTCGACTGGCATCAAAAAAGCAGGTCAGTCATTAAATCTATCAGGAACTGCGCCATATAAAGTGATTCTAGGTGCGCCAGAGGGCGTATCAATGACATTTGCAAGTGAACCTGTCGACCTTTCTGGGTATACTTCAGGCAAAGTAGCCAGAATAACCTTACCTTAG
- the ispG gene encoding flavodoxin-dependent (E)-4-hydroxy-3-methylbut-2-enyl-diphosphate synthase: MQHESPIIRRKSTRIYVGDVPIGDGAPIAVQSMTNTRTTDVAATVAQIRALEKVGADIVRVSVPTMDAAEAFKLIKQQVSVPLVADIHFDYRIALKVAEYGVDCLRINPGNIGNESRIRSVVDCARDMNIPIRIGVNGGSLEKEIQEKYTEPTAEALVESAMRHVDILDRLNFDQFKVSVKASDVFLAVGSYRLLAKQIDQPLHLGITEAGGARAGAVKSSVGLGMLLSEGIGDTLRISLAADPVEEIKVGFDILKSLRIRSRGINFIACPSCSRQEFDVINTVNALEERLEDVITPMDVSIIGCVVNGPGEAEVSHLGLAGSARKSAFYEDGKRQKERFDNDDLVDKLEAKIRAKASVLDKANRIDVENLED; encoded by the coding sequence ATGCAACACGAATCTCCTATTATTCGTCGCAAATCAACCCGTATTTATGTGGGTGATGTGCCGATCGGTGATGGTGCACCAATTGCTGTGCAATCCATGACCAACACAAGAACAACAGATGTAGCCGCGACCGTTGCTCAAATTCGAGCTTTGGAAAAAGTTGGCGCTGATATCGTTCGCGTATCTGTACCGACTATGGATGCCGCTGAAGCCTTTAAGCTAATCAAGCAGCAGGTTTCTGTTCCTTTGGTTGCTGACATTCACTTCGACTACCGTATTGCTCTTAAAGTGGCAGAGTACGGCGTTGACTGTCTGCGTATCAACCCAGGTAACATCGGTAACGAAAGCCGTATCCGTTCTGTTGTTGATTGTGCACGCGATATGAATATTCCGATTCGTATTGGTGTTAACGGCGGCTCTCTTGAAAAAGAGATCCAAGAGAAATACACAGAACCTACAGCAGAAGCACTTGTTGAATCTGCAATGCGTCACGTAGATATCCTAGACCGTCTGAACTTTGATCAATTTAAAGTCAGCGTTAAGGCGTCTGACGTATTCCTAGCCGTCGGTTCTTACCGTTTGCTGGCTAAGCAGATTGATCAGCCGCTTCACCTTGGTATTACCGAAGCTGGTGGTGCACGTGCTGGTGCAGTTAAGTCTTCTGTTGGTTTAGGTATGCTTCTTTCTGAAGGTATCGGCGATACGCTACGTATCTCACTAGCCGCTGATCCAGTTGAAGAGATCAAAGTTGGTTTTGATATTCTTAAATCTTTGCGCATTCGCTCGCGTGGCATCAACTTCATTGCTTGCCCGAGCTGTTCACGTCAAGAGTTCGATGTTATTAACACTGTTAATGCCCTTGAAGAGCGCCTAGAAGACGTTATCACCCCAATGGATGTATCAATCATCGGTTGTGTGGTTAACGGCCCTGGTGAAGCTGAAGTGTCTCACTTAGGCCTAGCGGGTAGTGCACGAAAGAGTGCCTTCTACGAAGACGGTAAGCGTCAGAAAGAGCGTTTTGACAACGATGACCTTGTCGACAAGCTTGAAGCAAAGATCCGAGCAAAAGCGTCAGTGCTTGATAAAGCAAATCGCATTGATGTAGAAAACTTAGAAGATTAA
- the hisS gene encoding histidine--tRNA ligase, translated as MAKNIQAIRGMNDCLPTQSPLWQKVESAVKNVVSAYGYNEVRMPIVEETNLFSRAVGEETDVVSKEMYTFDDRNGDSLTLRPEGTAGCVRSCIQNSLINRDEQRLWYMGPMFRHERPQKGRYRQFHQCGVEVFGLDGPDVDAELIMMTARLWRELGIDKHVRLELNSIGSQEDRVSYRTALVAFLEQHIDVLDEDCKRRMHTNPLRVLDTKNPDVQAILGDAPRLSEYLGEESKQHFAGLCELLDAVGIEYQVNERLVRGLDYYNRTVFEWITDSLGAQGTVCGGGRYDGLVEQLGGKATNAVGFAMGLERLVLMMETLELTEVRRSVDVYVVAAGEGTMIAGMQLANQLRDTVEGVRVMNHFGGGNFKKQFKRADKVGAVVALVLGENEVADNTVVLKDLVGGEQETVSQTEVAEKVAALI; from the coding sequence GTGGCTAAAAATATCCAAGCAATTCGAGGCATGAACGACTGCCTTCCAACTCAATCACCACTGTGGCAAAAAGTAGAAAGCGCAGTTAAAAACGTGGTGAGCGCATACGGTTACAACGAAGTACGTATGCCAATCGTTGAAGAAACGAACCTATTTAGCCGTGCGGTTGGTGAAGAAACTGATGTTGTTTCTAAAGAAATGTACACCTTTGATGACCGTAATGGCGATAGCCTAACGCTACGTCCAGAAGGCACAGCAGGTTGTGTACGTTCATGTATTCAAAACAGCCTTATCAACCGTGATGAACAGCGCCTATGGTACATGGGTCCAATGTTCCGTCACGAGCGTCCTCAAAAAGGTCGTTACCGTCAATTCCACCAATGTGGTGTGGAAGTGTTTGGCCTAGACGGTCCAGACGTAGACGCAGAACTTATCATGATGACAGCACGTCTATGGCGTGAGCTAGGTATCGATAAGCACGTTCGCCTAGAGCTGAACTCAATCGGTTCTCAAGAAGATCGCGTAAGCTACCGCACTGCGTTAGTGGCATTTCTTGAGCAACACATCGATGTGCTAGATGAAGACTGCAAACGTCGCATGCACACCAACCCGCTTCGTGTACTAGATACTAAGAACCCAGACGTTCAAGCTATCTTAGGTGACGCACCTCGACTATCTGAATATTTAGGTGAAGAGTCGAAGCAACATTTTGCTGGTTTGTGTGAACTTCTTGACGCAGTTGGTATCGAATACCAAGTTAATGAGCGTCTAGTACGCGGCCTAGATTACTACAACCGCACAGTATTTGAGTGGATCACTGACAGCCTTGGTGCACAAGGTACAGTATGTGGCGGTGGCCGTTACGATGGTCTTGTTGAGCAACTAGGCGGCAAAGCAACCAATGCGGTTGGTTTCGCAATGGGTCTAGAGCGTCTGGTTCTGATGATGGAAACGCTAGAGCTAACAGAAGTTCGCCGTAGCGTTGATGTTTACGTAGTTGCTGCTGGCGAAGGTACTATGATCGCGGGCATGCAGTTAGCGAATCAATTACGCGACACCGTTGAAGGCGTGCGTGTGATGAACCACTTCGGTGGTGGTAACTTCAAGAAGCAATTCAAACGTGCTGACAAAGTAGGTGCTGTTGTAGCGCTTGTACTTGGTGAGAACGAAGTTGCTGACAATACCGTAGTGCTAAAAGATTTGGTTGGCGGCGAGCAAGAAACCGTGTCTCAAACGGAAGTTGCAGAGAAAGTTGCTGCACTAATCTAA
- a CDS encoding YfgM family protein produces MELYDSEEQQVEAIKDWWKENGKAVIFGAVIGLGGLFGWRYYQDSVVEAREAASESYTSVISALDVKGVDAQSDIQAFIDANKDAEYSVLAAMQLAKVQVQAGDLAAALEQLEWAKSATKDAALAPLLTYRVARIKAEQGEFDAALTDLAAMTDESWKGRVAELRGDISLRKGDTDAAYSAYTEAQQAVDASQTLQIKLDDLAK; encoded by the coding sequence GTGGAACTTTACGATAGCGAAGAGCAACAGGTTGAAGCCATTAAAGATTGGTGGAAAGAGAACGGTAAAGCCGTAATCTTTGGTGCGGTTATTGGTTTAGGTGGTCTATTTGGCTGGCGCTATTACCAAGATTCAGTAGTTGAAGCGCGTGAAGCCGCTTCAGAAAGCTACACTTCTGTAATTTCAGCTCTTGATGTTAAGGGTGTTGATGCTCAATCTGATATTCAAGCTTTCATCGACGCAAACAAAGATGCTGAGTACTCAGTACTTGCTGCTATGCAACTAGCAAAAGTACAAGTACAAGCAGGCGATCTAGCGGCGGCACTTGAACAGCTCGAGTGGGCAAAATCGGCAACTAAGGACGCGGCACTTGCGCCACTACTTACTTACCGTGTTGCACGCATCAAAGCTGAACAAGGTGAATTTGACGCAGCATTGACTGACCTTGCGGCAATGACCGACGAATCTTGGAAAGGCCGTGTTGCTGAACTACGCGGTGATATTTCACTTCGTAAAGGCGACACTGACGCAGCATACAGTGCTTATACAGAAGCACAGCAAGCTGTTGATGCTAGCCAAACGCTTCAAATCAAACTTGACGACCTAGCTAAATAA
- the bamB gene encoding outer membrane protein assembly factor BamB, with protein sequence MKKMFPKAALCAIALGLLAGCAGEEDTVIMAPVPTVNSEFTPKQEWSTSVGDGVGHYFSKLTPELAYDKVFVASREGLVKALDPETGKELWKVDLEKEVLARLSGGLTAAYGKVFVGSENGEVIAMDESTGEELWRVSVNGEVLASPATESNMVLIHTSRGMMIALDQESGEQKWTISTEVPSLTLRGDSTPVAVSGGVFWGTANGRLAAAIVDRGQLIWQQPVGTPKGATEIDRLVDVDASPIVLGGTLYTVGINGQLIAIDLRSGKPVWKRNYSSAIDLASDGSRLFVVTDKDHVVAVDARSGTELWSTPLLENRLLTAPAIINGYVVVGDTEGYLHWLDRSSGEFVAQQLVDDSGFAVAPIELPEGYLVTTRNGDVKKLTISQ encoded by the coding sequence ATGAAGAAGATGTTTCCAAAAGCGGCGTTATGTGCGATTGCTCTTGGCCTACTAGCTGGCTGTGCAGGTGAAGAAGACACCGTAATCATGGCTCCAGTACCAACAGTAAACAGCGAGTTCACTCCTAAACAGGAATGGTCTACGTCGGTTGGTGATGGTGTTGGTCACTACTTTTCAAAACTAACGCCTGAATTGGCTTACGACAAAGTGTTTGTTGCAAGCCGCGAAGGTCTCGTTAAGGCGCTTGATCCTGAAACAGGTAAAGAGCTGTGGAAAGTAGATCTTGAGAAAGAAGTACTGGCTCGTTTGTCTGGCGGCTTAACTGCTGCTTACGGCAAGGTGTTTGTTGGTTCTGAAAATGGCGAAGTGATCGCGATGGACGAATCGACAGGTGAAGAACTGTGGCGTGTATCAGTGAACGGTGAGGTGCTTGCATCTCCTGCGACTGAAAGCAACATGGTGCTGATTCACACCAGTCGCGGCATGATGATCGCACTAGACCAAGAAAGCGGTGAACAGAAGTGGACAATCAGCACTGAAGTTCCAAGCCTAACACTGCGTGGCGACAGCACACCTGTTGCGGTTTCTGGTGGTGTATTCTGGGGCACAGCAAATGGTCGTCTAGCAGCAGCTATCGTAGACCGTGGTCAGCTTATTTGGCAACAGCCAGTAGGTACGCCAAAAGGTGCTACGGAAATTGATCGCTTGGTTGATGTTGATGCATCTCCAATTGTTCTTGGCGGCACACTGTATACCGTAGGTATCAATGGTCAGCTTATCGCTATCGATCTTCGTTCTGGTAAGCCAGTTTGGAAGCGTAACTACTCGTCTGCGATTGATTTAGCAAGTGACGGTAGTCGTTTGTTCGTTGTTACCGACAAAGACCATGTGGTAGCGGTTGATGCGCGTAGTGGTACTGAACTTTGGAGCACTCCATTGTTAGAAAACCGCTTACTGACAGCACCTGCTATTATTAATGGTTATGTAGTCGTGGGTGACACCGAAGGTTATCTGCACTGGTTAGATCGTTCATCGGGTGAGTTTGTTGCTCAACAGCTGGTCGATGATAGCGGCTTTGCGGTTGCACCAATTGAATTACCTGAAGGCTACTTAGTGACGACTCGCAATGGCGATGTAAAGAAACTGACGATTAGCCAATAA
- the der gene encoding ribosome biogenesis GTPase Der, producing the protein MVPVVALVGRPNVGKSTLFNRLTRTRDALVADFPGLTRDRKYGHAHFSEHDFIVIDTGGIDGTEEGVETKMAEQSLAAIDEADVVLFMVDGRAGLTPSDVAIAKHLRQLEKPSMLVVNKVDGIDPDAASADFWQLGVEDMYQIAAAHGRGVTALIDLALNPFAEALKAENGEVSDLTEFEDEEEEQVEFTEEEAEEEFKRLQDQPIKLAIIGRPNVGKSTLTNRILGEERVVVYDMPGTTRDSIYIPMQRDEREYVLIDTAGVRRRKNINETVEKFSVVKTLKAIEDANVVLLLIDARENISDQDLSLLGFALNAGRSIVIAVNKWDGLDNDVKERVKKELDRRLGFVDFARIHFISALHGTGVGHLFESVQEAYKSATTRVGTSVLTRIMKMATDDHQPPMVRGRRVKLKYAHAGGYNPPIIVIHGNQVRNLPDSYKRFLMNYYRRSLEIMGTPIRIQFQNSENPFEAKTNKLTISQERKRKRMMSMVKGRK; encoded by the coding sequence ATGGTACCTGTTGTTGCTCTAGTAGGGCGTCCGAACGTAGGTAAATCTACGTTATTTAACCGATTGACTCGAACTCGTGATGCATTGGTTGCGGATTTCCCTGGCTTAACGCGTGACCGTAAATACGGCCATGCTCATTTTAGCGAGCATGACTTTATTGTTATTGACACTGGTGGTATCGATGGTACTGAAGAAGGTGTTGAAACTAAAATGGCTGAACAGTCGCTAGCGGCGATTGATGAAGCTGATGTTGTTCTATTTATGGTAGATGGCCGTGCTGGTCTAACACCATCTGACGTAGCGATTGCTAAGCACCTTCGTCAGCTAGAAAAGCCTTCAATGCTAGTAGTAAATAAGGTTGACGGTATCGACCCTGATGCTGCAAGTGCTGACTTCTGGCAACTAGGCGTAGAAGACATGTATCAAATCGCAGCTGCGCACGGTCGTGGTGTAACAGCGCTGATTGATCTTGCTCTTAACCCGTTCGCAGAAGCGCTAAAAGCGGAAAATGGCGAAGTAAGCGATTTAACTGAGTTTGAAGACGAAGAAGAAGAGCAGGTTGAATTTACAGAAGAAGAAGCTGAAGAAGAATTCAAGCGTCTTCAAGATCAACCAATCAAGCTAGCGATCATTGGTCGTCCTAACGTAGGCAAATCAACACTAACTAACCGTATTCTTGGTGAAGAGCGTGTGGTTGTTTACGATATGCCTGGTACGACTCGTGACTCTATCTACATTCCAATGCAGCGTGACGAGCGTGAATACGTTCTAATCGATACTGCGGGTGTTCGTCGTCGTAAGAACATCAACGAAACAGTAGAGAAATTCTCAGTAGTTAAAACACTGAAAGCGATTGAAGATGCGAACGTTGTATTACTGCTTATTGATGCTCGTGAAAACATCTCTGATCAAGATCTAAGCTTGTTAGGCTTTGCGTTGAACGCAGGTCGTTCAATCGTGATTGCGGTAAACAAGTGGGATGGCCTAGATAACGACGTTAAAGAGCGCGTTAAGAAAGAGCTAGACCGTCGTTTAGGTTTCGTTGATTTCGCACGTATTCACTTCATCTCTGCACTTCACGGTACAGGTGTTGGCCACTTGTTTGAGTCTGTTCAAGAAGCTTACAAGTCAGCGACGACTCGTGTTGGTACTTCTGTTCTAACTCGTATCATGAAGATGGCAACTGATGATCACCAACCGCCTATGGTTCGTGGCCGTCGTGTGAAACTGAAATACGCGCACGCTGGTGGCTACAACCCACCGATTATCGTTATCCACGGTAACCAAGTACGTAACTTGCCAGATTCATACAAACGATTCTTGATGAACTACTACCGTCGTTCACTAGAGATTATGGGTACACCAATTCGCATTCAATTCCAGAACAGCGAGAACCCATTTGAAGCTAAGACTAACAAGCTGACAATCTCTCAAGAGCGTAAACGTAAGCGTATGATGAGCATGGTTAAAGGCCGTAAATAG